In Dermacentor variabilis isolate Ectoservices chromosome 1, ASM5094787v1, whole genome shotgun sequence, the genomic stretch GGGACCTCTTGCAGCCTGTCCAATGCCCGGATGTGGTCCAAGGTGTCAATGGAAGGGGAGAGGCCTCCATGGAGGCAGAAGATCTGGCCATCCACAAGTGCTGTCAACGGCAGGTAGTCAAACAGGTCTGTGAAGTACTTCCACACGTTGGCATTGCCGTACTTGCGCAAGCACTCATCGTAGAAGCCATACACTTGAGTGATCTGCCGACTTTCGTGGTTGCCCCGCAAGATTGTGATCCGCTCCCGGTAGCGCACCTGGTTCATACCACCGCATGTGTAAGTGACCATTGACATTTCGTAAACATGCAAGATTCTCATTCATAGATAGCAAAAATTGATCGGACAATGCTGCTGCATTTCAGCCGATGCAGCAACAGTGACCAGACAAGCTGAAGCACTGAAATTGATGGGCCCACCACACATACCCAGTGAGCAATCGGAACTCTCACCTTGAGTGCAACCAGTAGGGATACTGTCTCGACGGAATAGTAGCCCCGGTCTACATAGTCCCCCATGAAAAGGTAATTCGTGTCTGGTGACTTGCCCCCGATTCTGAACAGCTCCATGAGGTCGTGGAACTGGCCGTGCACATCGCCACACACCGTTACAGGGCATTTTACCTCTTGGACATTGGACTCCTTGGCGAGAATCTCCTTGGCCTGCATCACAAAATAGAACGTGCACAAACTCTATACTGCACTGCGTGCTTTAATCTGTTAAGAGATACTTTTACTACCTTTAGAATACATTTCAGCAGTCAGCTTGAATTATGCCATTAAATCCTTCAAAGCAATGTCACAGCAAAATCTCAACACCATAGAGGGGAAAGAAGGCAAGTAACGTAACCAGCAGACCCTTCAGGCACTGATAGAGGACAAAACAAGGAAGTCATAGCACATCAAGGCAAAGCGGGGgcgtggggtggggggggggggggaggaatgttTAGTAAGAATATATGTGGATTTTTGCACACCAGTCAATACATGTAAAACATGCACTCGACAACATCCAGTAGTCATTCAATGTCATTGTAGCAACACTCAGGTGCATTCCCTACCATGTGCATGTTGccaaaagcacaaaaaaaaaaaaaaatctcaaacgAACGCTAGAGATAATGTTTAAATCTGTTTAGATTGATGAAGTATCCTTTCAAAAACATTTTCGTTACTTTTAGGATAAGAGGTTGATTACTAGAAGAGAAAAACCAAGGCCAAACTAATTTCACGCTGAAACCTCAGTGGCAGTATGTCAGTGTGATGTCAAGTATTTCAATCTATTTTCTCATATTTAGGCTGTTGTGGAAAAGCAAATGCTCTTGAAACTTGGCAAGTTCAGTCTCTAGATGTTTCTTCTTCTTGCAACTCATACATGAGCAGAAGTGTCTGGCGAAGGCGGTGGGCAGCTCTAGTATGTCTGCGTTCTTGACAAAATGaagtgcaaaaatgcccgtgtaccgtacattggcacgttaaagatcccctggtggtcaaaattaacccagagtcccccactacagcgtgcctcataatcaaatagttttggcacataacacCCCCAAGAATTTAGATACAGTGAAAGTTATGTTGAATATTTCTACCACAGCCATTACAAATGCTAAATCTGAGTAATGCAGTAGTAAATGTGGATCACTATGCAAGAAAATTCGAACCAGAGTCCAGCACTACAGCAACAAAAAGCAGGTAGTTGATCAAATATTCTGCCAGCTTTATAGTGACAGCTTCTGGGCATGCACATCCCGGAGCTGCATGAGACTTCATTCTCTTATAAACAAAGAAGAATCGGTTGGTCACACCAAAACCAAATGGTGATGATGCTAACTACACCAAAGCTTGTAAACCTTCTCAAGAGGAGCTTCCCAAGCACATTTCTTGCTAGTGTTATGGGCATGCACAAGCGGCTCCTTGAAAGCACAGGGAAGTTGGTGCAGCTGCGTTCTGCATGCCTTGCAAcaagccaaaagaaaaaaaaaaggtgctccGACACCAAAATATGAACTGTAGAAAGGCACACATGACAGTCATTGTTAAGCTGTTTCACATGACTTGATTGTTTTAATGGCTACTAAAAATGCCTCGGTAGTGGGGCAAATGACCATAATCAAAATGGCAAAAAATGTCAATCAATTTCGTAACAGCTAACGTACTTTTTTAATCATCCTGTAACCTCGACAAGATATGAGGATATACAACAGCGTTCCACGTAATACCCCATAAATGTGACCTGGAAAAGATTCAGACGGCAAGCATGTGAACCAATGATGCAGCAATTATACTAGGGGAAATTGTTCATTTTCAGCAATTCGCGCTCCGGGTGTTTTGGGGTAAAATTTTTCACCTATTTGAAAATTGGCTACATTCGTATGTATGTCCCGTGAAGAGATCTGTGAACGGTCGTCGTACTTGCACATGCAGTGCACAAGCAACATCTCGTACCGTACTCTTTCCATTAGCTTACCTGTAACTCGTGCGAAACGAGCGGTAAAAGGAAAGTTCGCATGCGGCATGACCGCCGCGTGTATAGGTACTGTATCAGTCGAAGAGATTGGATACAATGGATGGGCGACATGAAAGGCTATCATGACACTCAGTTCATAACGGTTCTTAACGGACAGAGGAAACTTCGCAATAACGGTCAACTTAAGGGGATAACGCAGCGTCCCTTCAACGGAACGCGCATAGCGGGCCTCCGAACAGTCATGACGGACGCGTTCGTTATGAACAACTCAATGCCCCCGATCACAAATACTTTCAATACTTTGGAGTGCAGGTCATGGTTCACGATTTGGAAGTTGAGCTCCAAAACGCACGGTTCGCAGCCAAGCTGTCAGGTAACCAAAGTGAAATCGTTGTTCTAGCGGCGGTCATAGGAGGTGTAAAGGACAACTACACCTACAGCAAACAAGCCGCACGCACCTCGTCCTTCCGCCTCACTTAGGCCTATCATTTTGTAATAGCTCATTTTACTAGACCGGTCACATCCACAAATGCCAATGCTGGGTCGCAGACATTTGACCGTACTTTAATATCCTTAAAGCTATATTAAAAGTGGACCTCCTTCAAGACACAAACAATGCCGGACTTATAGCGTCCCTTCCCAGCGTAGGGCAAACATGACGAGCATCGCAAGCGCGCAGGCAAGCCCATAACCAAGGGCACGATACAAGATGCGATGGTTGCATAACAGCCAAGCAGCAGAAACCTTGCGGTACCCTTTACAAGTGGTAAACGAACGACATATATATATTTGGCGTCTTACCTTATCACACAATGTCTTTACTTGGTTTTCTGTCAACTGTTTGCACTCATTGAGTTGTTCAATCCATGCGTCCAGCTCCTTTAACGCTGCTTTATCTTCTATAGACATTCTCAATATATACCAGATATTTAACCACTATATGCAATGCGTTTCTGTCGTTTTCCTGTACACAATTATAGACTAAGACACAATTATTAATTATCCTACACCACCGGCCAGATCCACTTCAAAATGGCTGtcgaaacaagaaaaacaaaagagtaGCAGATTCATAAAAATAACGCCTATATATTCAGATTTGTCtaaaataaattataaaaaatttaataaaatttatttattgtatACTATTGGATATTACagttacaagtttttttttaccGTAATTCCGTGGCGACGTCTTGGTGCGGTCCTTTCTGGCTCTGTGGTGGAAGCGGAGGTGTAGGACTTCTTTTCGGGGTTCTCAAATCCATCGCAATCACCGAAAGAGAGCAACTTTTCGAAAATGTCTGAGCAGTTGGAGTTGAAAGGAGCCCTTAGGGGTCATAATGGATGGGTAACTCGTATTGCAACGAACCCAAAATTTCCTGAGACTGTGCTGTCTGCGTCGCGGGGTACGTATGCCGCCATGCCACTGCTTCTGCCTGCCGGCACCAATAATATGGTTAGAACTCGCGGACTTCATTCCACGTCGCTAATGTCTTTAAAAAAGACAACTAATATTCATGCCTCgcgtttgcttcagtttttcttaTTGTAATTGTAATGTGATTCATAATGTGCTGCGAACAGAACGCGATCGCTGGTGCGATTGTCATGTCGCGATGCTTGCAACGTGTTTGCAGACAAAACCCTCATTCTGTGGGAGCTAACGAAAGATGAGACGAGCTACGGTATTCCAAAAAGACGCCTCAAGGGGCACGGTCACTTTGTGACAGACGTCGTGATGTCGTCGGATGGCCAGTATGCTCTGTCGTGCTCGTGGGACAAGACTCTGCGGCTGTGGGATTTGATCGTGTAAGTGAATTTTGCACCCCTCTTAATCTTAAGGCTTTGCTGAATCATCATTCTCTCTTTTGTAAAGTGGCTGCGCCATTCTGAAGGCAGAAGTGTTGTACGCAATGCGTGCACCTTAAGGTCCTTGACTGCTCAATGATTATTTGCATGTATTAGCTGATGAATGACAGTGATATCATTATCTGAATGAGAGCAACTCAGAATTGGGTTTACACGTTGCTGACACCGCTAGACAGCCCATAAATGCTGTACAATAACTCGTTCCAGTGGCCGCACGACTCGTCGCTTCGAGGACCACCACAAAGACGTCTTGAGCGTGGCATTCTCTGCCGACAATCGTCAGATTGTCTCTGGCTCTCGGGACAAGTCGATCAAGCTGTGGAATACACTGGCTCAGTGCAAGTACACCATTGTACGTTACCCTTCTGCCAACACTTAGCGTGCAGCTGTAAAGAATAGGGTGGACTAAATATCGCGCTATTCTTTCCAGCAGCACTATTTCCTTATCTTTTCCTGCACGTATGGTTACTGCGACTTTTTTAAGCCCACATACATGCAAGCCACTAGCTTTACCGTATGTAACACCATGTGTTGTGAGCCTTATCATTGCTGTGCACCTGAACACTAGCTGCCCTGAATTTGGGAGATACTAGGCCGGATTTCTGCTGACAAAGGCTGTAATTGAGCATTAGTGCTTATTTCTCGATGTCTGACCATATGTACAGTGTTGAATAGGAGTTCCAGGTGCACATGACTCTTCCAGCAAAACCACTGGCTGATTTCCCCTCAAAATTTCGTTTTATGGTAGAATTTCGCAgtgaagtataaaccccatgcaagcggtCTTGTGTGTGACAAGCGATGAAGATGGCCGTCACGTTCGCTCATTGCCTACGAGTCGTGCCCCATGCGAGCGATGCTTTTGAGTGACGTCTCcctggtgttgccggtatgagggcagcaaatgtGTCGAAActagtgtgacacatcctttattaatttaagttgatgtatggCTGTAAAAAGCAGCGTAAAATATTTCTGAATGTCTTGCAGTTAGTTCTTAACCTTCCACATataaaaattcaattgtttgCTCATTCCGTGCGACAACCTGTAGTATTTGAGTGATATACATccagcttcgcgctattggctagtcgctcatagcactgacgagcgacgaattatagatttccagaaccgagcgatgaAGCGACA encodes the following:
- the mts gene encoding protein phosphatase 2 catalytic subunit mts isoform X1, whose protein sequence is MSIEDKAALKELDAWIEQLNECKQLTENQVKTLCDKAKEILAKESNVQEVKCPVTVCGDVHGQFHDLMELFRIGGKSPDTNYLFMGDYVDRGYYSVETVSLLVALKVRYRERITILRGNHESRQITQVYGFYDECLRKYGNANVWKYFTDLFDYLPLTALVDGQIFCLHGGLSPSIDTLDHIRALDRLQEVPHEGPMCDLLWSDPDDRGGWGISPRGAGYTFGQDISETFNHSNGLTLVARAHQLVMEGYNWCHDRNVVTIFSAPNYCYRCGNQAAIMELDDQLKYSFLQFDPAPRRGEPHVTRRTPDYFL
- the mts gene encoding protein phosphatase 2 catalytic subunit mts isoform X2, translating into MSIEDKAALKELDAWIEQLNECKQLTENQVKTLCDKAKEILAKESNVQEVKCPVTVCGDVHGQFHDLMELFRIGGKSPDTNYLFMGDYVDRGYYSVETVSLLVALKVRYRERITILRGNHESRQITQVYGFYDECLRKYGNANVWKYFTDLFDYLPLTALVDGQIFCLHGGLSPSIDTLDHIRALDRLQEVPHEGPMCDLLWSDPDDRGGWGISPRGAGYTFGQDISETFNHSNGLTLVARAHQLVMEAFLPMWISTSYTSDRVITYDSLR